One Tepidisphaeraceae bacterium DNA segment encodes these proteins:
- a CDS encoding type II secretion system F family protein — protein MTTLIPILVAGCVILLTWGLMSFFIDPERAEKRQLSKRLSSDALATNSALKPRQISLTLEDPTLPAALARLSLMRHLQRRVIQAYPDVPLSRFLLIAVAAGTMGGLTAGGVTGSMFMAAVVGGFLAYVPFFVLNTKRSNKQKLIAEQLPEALDFLARVLRAGHSLTTGLQMMGDELPKPLALEFRRCYDQHSLGQPLEDSLKDMIARVESTDFAFFVTSVLIQRSTGGDLSEVLNNISGMIRARIRLQSHVKAKTAEGRFTGYILVAFPAIMFMLTYIMSPEHASKLLHTDQGLKMLGLAFGLQVVGLWAIKRITTVKV, from the coding sequence ATGACCACACTGATCCCCATCCTCGTGGCCGGTTGCGTCATCCTGCTGACGTGGGGCCTGATGTCGTTCTTCATCGACCCCGAACGGGCCGAGAAGCGCCAGCTCTCCAAGCGCCTCAGCAGCGACGCGCTGGCGACCAATTCTGCGTTGAAGCCGCGTCAGATCTCGCTGACGCTGGAAGACCCAACCCTGCCCGCAGCGCTGGCCCGGCTCTCGCTGATGCGCCACCTGCAACGGCGGGTCATCCAAGCCTATCCAGACGTACCGCTGAGCCGATTCCTTCTGATCGCCGTCGCCGCCGGCACCATGGGCGGGCTGACCGCCGGCGGTGTGACCGGTTCGATGTTCATGGCGGCCGTGGTGGGTGGCTTCCTGGCCTACGTGCCGTTCTTCGTGCTGAACACCAAGCGTTCGAACAAGCAAAAGCTGATCGCCGAGCAGTTGCCCGAAGCGCTCGACTTCCTGGCCCGCGTGCTGCGTGCCGGCCATAGCTTGACCACCGGTTTGCAGATGATGGGCGACGAGCTGCCCAAGCCGCTCGCGCTCGAGTTCCGCCGCTGCTACGACCAGCACTCGCTGGGCCAGCCGCTGGAGGACAGCCTGAAGGACATGATCGCACGGGTGGAATCGACCGACTTCGCGTTCTTCGTCACGTCGGTGCTCATCCAGCGCAGCACGGGTGGCGACCTGTCGGAAGTGCTGAACAACATCAGCGGCATGATCCGTGCCCGCATTCGCCTGCAGAGCCACGTGAAGGCCAAGACCGCCGAGGGCCGCTTCACCGGGTACATTCTGGTCGCGTTCCCCGCCATCATGTTCATGTTGACGTACATCATGAGCCCCGAGCACGCCAGCAAGCTGCTGCACACCGACCAGGGCCTGAAGATGCTCGGCCTGGCGTTCGGCCTGCAGGTGGTGGGGCTCTGGGCGATCAAGCGCATCACGACGGTGAAGGTGTAG
- a CDS encoding type II secretion system F family protein: MDQQLILIACIFGACAMLGYFLTGMLMAGDEAKLRDRLSSNAMEDIQSTSTGRLEVGSFINRVGQAAAQPFMPTDREKVSKMRQDLAMAGVYAPSAIKVMTGAKVICLVLGLVIGYVVGSMAGLPFLGVPVGGLIGYMAPKLWLKFAIKSNHTQLAYGLADALDLMVVCVEAGLTVDAAMQRVGTELALAHPNISRELGICHMETRVGLSRSEAMKNLGIRTGSEPLQALSAMLIQADRFGTSIAQALRIQAETLRTKRQHAAEEMAAKASVKMSFPLVLFIFPATFIVLAGPVVMDVLNSEIMK, encoded by the coding sequence ATGGACCAGCAACTCATACTGATCGCCTGCATCTTCGGCGCCTGCGCGATGCTCGGCTACTTCCTCACGGGCATGCTCATGGCCGGCGACGAGGCCAAGCTTCGCGACCGCCTGAGCAGCAACGCGATGGAAGACATCCAGTCGACCAGCACCGGCCGGCTGGAAGTCGGCTCGTTCATCAACCGGGTCGGGCAAGCCGCCGCCCAACCGTTCATGCCGACGGACCGCGAGAAGGTCTCGAAGATGCGGCAGGACCTGGCGATGGCCGGCGTTTACGCGCCCAGCGCCATCAAGGTGATGACCGGCGCCAAGGTGATCTGCCTCGTGCTCGGCCTGGTGATCGGCTACGTGGTGGGCAGCATGGCCGGGCTGCCGTTCCTCGGCGTGCCGGTGGGTGGGCTGATCGGGTACATGGCGCCGAAGTTGTGGTTGAAGTTCGCGATCAAGTCAAACCACACGCAACTGGCGTACGGACTGGCCGACGCGCTCGACTTGATGGTGGTCTGCGTGGAAGCGGGCCTGACGGTCGACGCCGCCATGCAGCGGGTCGGCACCGAACTGGCGCTGGCGCATCCGAACATCAGCCGCGAACTGGGCATCTGCCACATGGAGACCCGCGTGGGCCTGTCGCGGAGCGAGGCGATGAAGAACCTGGGCATTCGCACCGGCTCCGAGCCGCTGCAGGCCCTGTCGGCGATGTTGATTCAGGCCGACCGGTTTGGCACGAGCATCGCCCAGGCGCTGCGCATCCAGGCGGAAACGCTCCGCACGAAGCGCCAGCACGCCGCCGAGGAAATGGCCGCCAAGGCATCGGTGAAGATGAGCTTCCCGCTGGTGCTGTTCATCTTCCCGGCCACGTTTATCGTGCTGGCCGGCCCGGTGGTGATGGACGTGCTGAACAGCGAGATCATGAAGTAA
- a CDS encoding glycosyltransferase, translating to MTVVDTPLAPQVSAPADAPVAGGGRARRAVPVTDRIWRDGKFFRLGSEKFYVRGVTYGPFAPNADGDPLPGMAQVRRDFAQMNDLGANCVRIYHVPPKWFLDEADAAGIKVFLDVAWPKNLNFVGDAEVTRQANDAVRHAARTCGNHPAMFAISVVNEIPAEIVRFVGARKVEAFIDDLVEIAKAEAPQCLVTFANFPTTEYLQPRGIDFVCFNVYLHDDTVFRNYLARLQMIAGEKPLMLGEYGIDTFREYSEDGQADILVKHVRAVFDEGLVGTFVFSFTDDWHTHGYQIEDWAFGLVRRDRSPKPAFEALKQILPRVPQVAEVTLPKVSVVICSYNGASTVETCLASMERIRYPDYEVVFVDDGSRDNTQEILKQFPWVVNVRQENKGLSYARNVGARTATGEIIVYTDSDCEADEDWLYYIALSLVRGGHGGMGGPNLIPDEGSWVADCVGLSPGGPTHVMIDDRTAEHVPGCNMAFYKWAFDLVNGFDSQFRKAGDDVDFIWRLQHLGHSIGFSPAAQVWHYRRNSIEAYLKQQRGYGEAEALLKYKHPDHFNTLGASHWRGKIYGGEAIGVRVGGDVIYHGLFGTGLFQTIYRKPASLAAMMLMSIEWHLLYGFTFLLSMAFATLGASNPVFWIGVGMAIAPMLLAIVAAIQSPMPKHRHWLTRPLIAWLHYRQPIARGWARYSVRLRAKVMKSLGKGYRWSSDLPFDPSDPSTLRYWNKDYDRFPLLKQIGDDVRTAGWRTRPDSGWSPWDLEIYGSRYTKVHIITATEHHHGSGYLTRVRVTCRMSTFCRVLMAACALLAGILLWHLWPFSRPAVLIPLVWWAMYAINRRMVIAPVLGLIDAAATKAGYYPVPTKKAE from the coding sequence ATGACCGTTGTTGATACCCCCTTGGCACCGCAAGTCTCCGCACCGGCCGACGCGCCCGTTGCGGGTGGTGGACGCGCGCGCCGGGCCGTGCCCGTCACCGACCGCATCTGGCGTGATGGCAAGTTCTTCCGCCTGGGCAGTGAAAAGTTCTACGTGCGCGGCGTGACCTACGGGCCGTTCGCGCCGAACGCCGACGGCGACCCACTGCCCGGCATGGCGCAGGTGCGGCGCGATTTCGCGCAGATGAACGACCTGGGCGCCAACTGCGTCCGCATCTACCACGTGCCACCGAAATGGTTCCTGGACGAAGCGGACGCGGCCGGCATCAAGGTCTTCCTCGACGTCGCGTGGCCCAAGAATTTGAACTTCGTCGGCGATGCCGAGGTAACGCGCCAGGCCAACGACGCCGTCCGCCACGCCGCCCGCACGTGCGGCAATCACCCGGCGATGTTCGCGATCAGCGTCGTCAACGAGATACCGGCCGAGATCGTGCGGTTTGTGGGAGCCCGCAAGGTTGAGGCGTTCATCGACGACCTCGTCGAGATCGCAAAGGCCGAGGCGCCGCAGTGCCTGGTGACGTTCGCCAACTTTCCGACCACCGAATACCTTCAGCCGCGCGGCATCGACTTCGTCTGCTTCAACGTCTACCTGCACGACGACACCGTCTTCCGCAACTACCTCGCACGCCTTCAGATGATCGCCGGCGAGAAGCCGCTGATGCTCGGCGAGTACGGCATCGACACGTTCCGCGAATACTCCGAGGACGGCCAGGCCGACATTCTCGTGAAGCACGTGCGGGCGGTGTTCGACGAGGGCCTCGTCGGCACGTTCGTCTTCAGCTTCACCGACGACTGGCACACGCACGGCTACCAGATCGAAGACTGGGCCTTCGGCCTCGTGCGGCGCGATCGCTCACCAAAGCCGGCGTTCGAGGCGCTAAAGCAGATCCTGCCCCGCGTTCCGCAGGTGGCGGAGGTGACGCTGCCGAAGGTCAGCGTGGTCATCTGCTCGTATAACGGCGCCAGCACGGTCGAGACCTGTTTGGCATCGATGGAGCGCATCCGATACCCCGACTATGAGGTGGTGTTCGTCGACGATGGCAGCCGCGACAACACGCAGGAGATCCTGAAGCAGTTCCCGTGGGTCGTGAACGTGCGGCAGGAGAACAAGGGCCTGTCGTACGCGCGCAACGTGGGCGCCCGCACCGCGACCGGCGAGATCATCGTCTACACCGACAGCGACTGCGAGGCGGATGAGGATTGGCTGTACTACATCGCCCTCAGCCTCGTGCGCGGCGGGCACGGTGGCATGGGCGGGCCGAACCTCATTCCCGACGAAGGCAGCTGGGTCGCCGACTGCGTGGGCCTGAGCCCGGGCGGACCGACGCACGTGATGATCGACGACCGCACCGCCGAGCACGTGCCTGGCTGCAACATGGCGTTCTACAAGTGGGCGTTCGACCTCGTGAACGGCTTCGACAGCCAGTTCCGCAAGGCCGGTGACGACGTCGACTTCATCTGGCGCCTGCAGCACCTGGGCCACAGCATCGGCTTCTCGCCAGCGGCACAGGTGTGGCACTACCGGCGCAACAGCATCGAGGCCTACCTGAAACAACAGCGCGGCTATGGCGAGGCCGAGGCGCTGCTGAAGTACAAGCACCCCGACCACTTCAACACCCTCGGCGCCAGCCACTGGCGCGGCAAGATCTACGGCGGTGAGGCGATCGGCGTACGCGTGGGCGGCGACGTGATCTACCACGGCCTGTTTGGCACTGGCCTGTTCCAAACGATCTACCGCAAGCCCGCCTCGCTGGCCGCCATGATGTTGATGAGCATCGAGTGGCATTTGCTGTACGGCTTCACGTTCCTGCTTTCCATGGCGTTCGCGACGTTGGGCGCGTCCAACCCGGTATTCTGGATCGGGGTCGGCATGGCGATCGCGCCGATGCTGCTGGCGATCGTGGCGGCGATTCAATCGCCCATGCCGAAGCACCGCCATTGGCTCACCCGCCCGCTGATCGCTTGGCTGCACTATCGCCAGCCGATCGCGCGCGGGTGGGCGCGCTACTCGGTGCGGCTGCGGGCCAAGGTGATGAAGAGCCTGGGCAAGGGGTACCGGTGGTCGTCCGACCTGCCGTTCGACCCGTCGGACCCAAGCACGCTGCGCTATTGGAACAAGGACTACGACCGCTTCCCGCTTTTGAAGCAGATTGGTGACGACGTGCGCACCGCCGGTTGGCGTACGCGGCCTGACAGTGGCTGGAGCCCGTGGGACCTGGAGATCTACGGCAGCCGTTACACGAAGGTGCACATCATCACCGCCACCGAGCATCACCACGGCAGCGGCTACCTGACGCGCGTGCGCGTCACCTGCCGCATGAGCACCTTCTGCCGCGTGCTGATGGCGGCCTGCGCGCTGCTGGCGGGCATCTTGCTTTGGCACCTGTGGCCGTTCAGCCGACCGGCGGTGCTGATTCCGCTGGTGTGGTGGGCGATGTACGCGATCAACCGCCGCATGGTGATCGCGCCGGTCCTTGGCCTGATCGACGCCGCCGCCACCAAGGCGGGGTATTACCCGGTGCCGACGAAGAAGGCCGAGTAA
- a CDS encoding ABC transporter ATP-binding protein → MQFYLRAISYFREDLGKIILALVIIAIMTLCGLLVVYPLSILVDSVFGPHGPTNAVSAFFFRFVPEGKLEQVIVLAAFALVLRFVQELLSMAHTLLNIQIGYSGLMRVRCDLFRKLQALSLAYHRSQPQGDAIYRLSYDTFGFQTILNTLVQTMLVSSVTLIFMTVIMLSMNWQLTLLSLSIAPLLFWTTKIYSRILTKKATEAKEVDTQLTTTIQRSAATIGLVQAFNREADEYAKFSSTVQASVSAYLRLHWQEMIFWLFVGNIFGIGGALIFGYGGYLVYRDQFLLNLGDKGFTVGQLSIFLAYVGMLYGPLKNLSGSGAALAGGVAGVKRVFEVMDRDPIIKDAPNAIHLPKQPRVLTLDHIIFEYQKGRPVLDDVSCTIRPGQMVAFVGQSGVGKTTLLNLLPRFYDPVSGALRLDTHDVRNVRVADVRKHIALVLQESVILPTTVRENIAYGRPDATDAQILSAAEISGAAVFIDALPGKYDEMITEAGQNLSGGQKQRISIARALLTEAPIIIMDEPTSALDPAHEQHIIETLKRLKGQRTIILVSHRLSTVADCDQIFVMDAGKVVERGSHDELVKQRGLYFSMAKHQMKLPDSEAIVH, encoded by the coding sequence ATGCAATTCTACCTGCGGGCGATCTCCTACTTCCGTGAAGACCTCGGCAAGATCATCCTCGCGCTGGTCATCATCGCGATCATGACGCTCTGCGGCTTGCTGGTGGTCTACCCGCTGTCGATCCTGGTCGATTCCGTCTTCGGACCCCACGGGCCCACCAACGCCGTGTCGGCGTTCTTCTTCCGCTTCGTGCCGGAAGGCAAGCTGGAACAGGTCATCGTGCTGGCTGCGTTCGCGTTGGTGCTGCGCTTCGTGCAGGAACTGCTGAGCATGGCCCACACGCTGCTCAACATCCAGATTGGTTACAGCGGGTTGATGCGCGTGCGCTGCGATTTGTTCCGCAAACTGCAAGCGCTGTCGCTGGCGTACCACCGCAGCCAGCCGCAGGGCGACGCAATTTACCGCCTGTCGTACGACACGTTCGGCTTCCAAACGATCCTGAACACGCTCGTGCAGACGATGCTGGTGAGCTCCGTCACGCTGATCTTCATGACCGTCATCATGCTCAGCATGAACTGGCAGCTCACGCTGCTGTCGCTGTCGATCGCGCCGCTGTTGTTCTGGACGACGAAGATCTACAGTCGAATCCTGACGAAGAAGGCCACGGAAGCGAAGGAGGTCGACACCCAGCTGACGACCACCATCCAGCGATCGGCCGCCACGATCGGCCTCGTGCAGGCCTTTAACCGTGAGGCCGACGAGTACGCCAAGTTTTCGTCGACCGTGCAGGCCTCGGTGTCGGCATACCTGCGGCTGCACTGGCAGGAGATGATTTTCTGGCTGTTCGTCGGCAACATCTTCGGCATCGGTGGGGCGCTCATTTTCGGCTACGGCGGGTACCTGGTCTACCGCGATCAGTTCCTGCTGAACCTTGGAGATAAGGGCTTCACCGTCGGCCAACTGTCGATCTTCCTCGCCTACGTCGGCATGTTGTACGGGCCGCTGAAGAACCTGTCCGGCAGCGGCGCCGCGCTGGCGGGGGGCGTGGCGGGCGTGAAGCGCGTGTTCGAGGTGATGGACCGCGACCCGATCATCAAAGATGCGCCCAACGCCATCCATCTGCCGAAGCAGCCGCGCGTGCTCACGCTCGACCACATCATCTTTGAGTACCAGAAGGGCCGGCCGGTGCTGGACGACGTGTCGTGCACCATTCGCCCGGGGCAGATGGTGGCGTTCGTCGGCCAGTCGGGCGTGGGCAAGACGACGCTGCTAAACCTGCTGCCGCGCTTTTACGATCCCGTAAGTGGCGCGTTGCGCCTGGATACCCACGACGTGCGCAACGTGCGTGTTGCGGACGTGCGCAAGCACATCGCGCTGGTGCTGCAGGAATCAGTGATCCTACCGACCACCGTCCGCGAGAACATCGCCTACGGCCGCCCCGATGCCACCGATGCCCAAATCCTCTCCGCCGCCGAGATCAGCGGCGCCGCGGTCTTCATCGACGCGCTGCCCGGCAAGTACGATGAAATGATCACCGAGGCCGGCCAGAACCTCTCCGGCGGACAAAAACAACGCATCAGCATCGCCCGCGCCCTGCTGACCGAGGCGCCGATCATCATCATGGACGAACCCACCAGCGCGCTCGACCCCGCCCACGAGCAGCACATCATCGAGACGCTGAAGCGCCTGAAGGGCCAGCGCACGATCATCCTCGTCAGCCACCGGCTCAGCACCGTCGCCGACTGCGACCAGATCTTCGTTATGGACGCCGGCAAGGTCGTGGAACGCGGGTCGCACGATGAACTGGTGAAGCAGCGGGGGCTGTACTTCAGCATGGCCAAGCACCAGATGAAGCTGCCCGATTCCGAAGCAATCGTTCATTAG
- a CDS encoding Uma2 family endonuclease, whose product MLTANLPSTKRFSLTEYHRLVGLGAFDGQRVELIDGELIEMPPIGDAHAMAISLGLAALQQAFGSGYLVRPQLPITLVPASEPEPDLLVVRGTPRDFPKHPRDALLIVEVSDSTLHYDQTRKMSLYAKGGIPEYWIINIPDGQLEVHRDPVADRARPFGRRYSTVLTFKPGQSIAPLALPRKKIAVADLLP is encoded by the coding sequence ATGCTTACGGCGAACCTACCGTCGACGAAGCGTTTTTCGCTTACCGAGTACCACCGCCTCGTGGGGCTTGGTGCGTTTGATGGACAACGCGTCGAGTTGATCGACGGGGAGCTAATTGAGATGCCGCCGATTGGGGACGCGCACGCAATGGCGATCAGCTTGGGATTGGCGGCCCTTCAGCAGGCGTTTGGCTCCGGCTACCTCGTTCGCCCACAATTGCCCATCACGCTCGTGCCCGCATCCGAACCTGAACCGGATTTACTGGTGGTTCGAGGAACGCCTCGAGACTTTCCAAAACATCCGCGTGACGCGCTGCTGATTGTTGAAGTGAGCGATTCGACGCTGCATTACGATCAGACGCGAAAGATGTCGCTGTACGCCAAGGGTGGCATCCCCGAGTACTGGATCATCAATATTCCGGATGGCCAACTCGAAGTACATCGTGACCCGGTGGCGGATCGCGCGCGTCCGTTCGGCCGGCGTTATTCGACCGTCCTGACCTTTAAGCCCGGCCAATCGATCGCGCCGCTGGCGTTGCCGCGCAAGAAGATCGCTGTCGCTGACCTCCTTCCCTAA